The sequence AAGCCGGCCGAAGGCAAACTCGAAATCCGCGCCACGCAGGAAGCCGGTCGCGTGATCATCGACATCATTGACGATGGCAAGGGTATCGACCCGCTCATCATCAAACGCAAGGCCTACGAAAAAGGCTTGATCGACGAAGCCACGCTGGAACGCATCAGCGATCAGGACGCCATCAACCTGGTGTTCGCGGCCGGCTTCTCGACGGCTGAAGTGGTGTCGGATTTGTCCGGTCGCGGGGTCGGCATGGACGTCGTACGCGCCGCCGTCGAACAGGTCAATGGCATCGTCACGCTGGAAAGTACGGTCGGTGCCGGCACCCGTTTGCGCCTGTCGCTGCCGCTGTCGATTGCCGTAACCAACGTGATGATCATCGAATCGAACCGGCAGATTTTTGGTGTGCCGATGGACATGGTGGTCGAGACCGTACGCGTGCCGCGTACTGCCATCCACGCGATCAAGAACCACCAGACCGCCGTGCTGCGCGGACGCGTGGTGCCGCTGCGTTCGCTCAACTCCTTGCTGGCGACGGATGAAGAGCAACTGGCCAACGACGAGGATGAACTGGCCACGCTGGTGGTGCGCCTCAATGGCGAGCACGTCGGCATCGTCGTCGACGACTTCCGCGAAGTGGTCGACATCATCCTCAAGCCGATGGGCGGCATTCTCGGCGGGCTGTCCGGCTACACAGGTTCGGCCTTGCTCGGCGATGGCTCGGTGCTGATGGTGCTTAACCTCAAGGAGCTGGTCTGATGCCTGTCCACTACAAAAAAAATCTGGCCACGTTTGATGACGTGGTCAGTGTCGAAGAAGCAGAAGACCTGCTGCAGTGGTGCCAGAAAAATCCGACAGCGAAGGTCGATCTGTCGGACTGTCTTCATCTGCATGCAGCCAACCTGCAAGTGCTGATGGCAGCCCGCGTGACGGTTACTGCCTGGCCACAGGATCACCCGCTGGCGACATGGCTGCACGCAGCCCTGGACGCCTGAACCACGCACCAGTAACAGGGAACCACCATGGCAAAAACAATTCTCGTCGTCGACGATTCGGCGACGATGCTGATGAGTCTGAAGAACAGCCTGGAGATCACCGGCTTCACGGTGATCACCGCGGCCGACGGCGTCATCGCGCTCGGCAAATTACAGAAAGGATCCAAGCCTGACCTGATCATCACCGACATCAACATGCCCAACATGGGCGGCATCGAGTTCATCGGCAAGGCGCGCGCCCTGCCCGGCTTTCGCTTCATTCCGATTCTGGCGCTGACCACCGAAAGCCAGCAGGCCCGCCGCGACGAAGCCAAGAAACTCGGCGCCACCGGCTGGCTGGTCAAGCCGGTCGGGGGAGCCGATCTGATCAAGATCATCAAGCAGGTTTTACCCGGAGCATGACGATGGTGCACGCGCCCGGCGATCTGCAGGAATCGGCACAACAGGCATGGCGCTGGTGTCAGCGTCTTACCGTTGCGCTGACGCCGGCATGGTCAGTGGTTGCCGCCGCATTGGCCACGATGCTGCTGGGCCGGCTGCTGCCGGCCGGCGCGCTGCAAGGAAGTGATCTCTGGCTGGGCCGCCCCGGTGACAGCCTGCTGCTGGCCAGCGCGCTGGTGCTGGTGGCGGGCAATGTGATCGTCGCGCGCAACAGCACCGGCCAGCCGGCTGCGGTGGTCGTCGACAGTCCCCCGCATGCGGCCCATGCGCTGCTGGCTGCGCATCTCCGGCTCGACCAGGCCATCGATAGCAAGCTCACTGAAATTGTCAGCGACACCGAAGGCTCGGCACTGGCCATCATCGGCGACGTGCGGCGTCTGTACGATTCAGCCAGCACGCTAGTGACCTATCTGGACGGCTCCAGCCTGAAGGCTACCGACCTCGGCAAGGAGATTTCGGACAGCGTCAACTTTCTGGTCGGGATCGGCACCTTCATCGAGCAGTTACCGGTGACGATGGCGCGTGACCTGGCCAGCGTCGAAGACGTCGCCACCGAAATCCGCGCGATGAGCGGACTGGTCGCAGCGGTCCACGCGATCAGCATGCAATCGCATCTGCTAGCGATCAACGCCGCCATCGAAGCCACCCGCGCCGGATCATCCGGTGCCGCCTTCAAGGTCATCGCCGAAGAAATGCGCGCGCTCGCTGCCAACTCCGGCACCGTCGCCAGCCAGATCGATAAGGGTCTTGCGCGCGCCCGCTTCGTCGTTGAAGACGGCATGGCCGCGGGGATTGCCGACTCATCGAGCCGGCTCACGGAAGTCTCCAAGGCGGCGGTATCGATCCTGAAGTTGCAGGAAAATTTCGAAGACATGACGCAGTAC comes from Actimicrobium sp. CCC2.4 and encodes:
- a CDS encoding response regulator; translated protein: MAKTILVVDDSATMLMSLKNSLEITGFTVITAADGVIALGKLQKGSKPDLIITDINMPNMGGIEFIGKARALPGFRFIPILALTTESQQARRDEAKKLGATGWLVKPVGGADLIKIIKQVLPGA
- a CDS encoding methyl-accepting chemotaxis protein, with amino-acid sequence MTMVHAPGDLQESAQQAWRWCQRLTVALTPAWSVVAAALATMLLGRLLPAGALQGSDLWLGRPGDSLLLASALVLVAGNVIVARNSTGQPAAVVVDSPPHAAHALLAAHLRLDQAIDSKLTEIVSDTEGSALAIIGDVRRLYDSASTLVTYLDGSSLKATDLGKEISDSVNFLVGIGTFIEQLPVTMARDLASVEDVATEIRAMSGLVAAVHAISMQSHLLAINAAIEATRAGSSGAAFKVIAEEMRALAANSGTVASQIDKGLARARFVVEDGMAAGIADSSSRLTEVSKAAVSILKLQENFEDMTQYYKTRFVVVTKYNVDLAREIADVLGQIQYQDVVRQAVERLQFATARRNAFFSETVEQIAQGSVDVERLPASLEGITDEYVSEEEKHKHSGRHDVVASGELKIELF